The segment GAACTAAGTCCATTAATGCATTTTGTAACCGGCAGGCCGATGCGCACTTACCATAACAATGGGGACCAGCAGCTCGGGAAAAAGATAAGCTAACCACAGCCATTGCGGCTCCGGGATCCCCACCATGCCCATGGACACTAAACGCCCTGCGCCACCCATAAATATGGCAAGGGCAATCAGGTAAATAAGTGTGCCCTGCTGGCGCACGGTTACCGCAGCCCAAAGTGCAATTACCCCACACGAAAAGTAAATACCGGCCATAAACCTATGAATGTTATCTAACCTGGGCGAAGTATCGGGTTGGCCCAGGTAAAATTGCAACGCCCCGCCTGTAAGGGCAATAGCGGCAACAAGAAACAAGCAAATCCTAACCACGTGTTGGCGAACGGATAAAGGATGTG is part of the Cyclobacteriaceae bacterium genome and harbors:
- a CDS encoding DUF4345 domain-containing protein, translated to MNNTAPHPLSVRQHVVRICLFLVAAIALTGGALQFYLGQPDTSPRLDNIHRFMAGIYFSCGVIALWAAVTVRQQGTLIYLIALAIFMGGAGRLVSMGMVGIPEPQWLWLAYLFPELLVPIVMVSAHRPAGYKMH